In Paenibacillus kyungheensis, the following are encoded in one genomic region:
- a CDS encoding BglG family transcription antiterminator: MILDERSAGILQLLQQSSALTMVELETHMELTRRQLQYSINKINDWLVHHGYSAISYDRQVGYYLTDIIRAEDVPVKLTKRSYLFSEGDREKVFGLLLLLSKESLSVYHFQSIASVSRNTVLKDLQRLKSKLHAYKLSIEYSKKDGYVIKGSNHRKRHLIEEWLPEVLHSPSHLLIIQCIWEDHTEQLEQIRQQLEKIEHQLAISFADERLQELTYLILCTDQLIGKGATLSVQQSWEELTGTQEYQLVKQMVQSSAFEQEWSQNECLYATLHLLSMNRTRDISPLQEDKVIQQLIREIVSEFERWACVSLQDQELLYQQLYVHLRPAYYRMLYGISLINQMTERIQKVYPELHHLTHKALIPLEKSIGVKVPEDEAAYFTIHFGGWLRRQGTVLDDRKRAIVVCANGIGISHILMYTLREMFPDILFLDALSVRDMANYTLRYDLVFSTVHLRTSAPLFVVPPIMEIPDKQKLRQQVMQELYGYTIEKVDTASLLKVIGQHATIFQPEELEKALQAHIYTYTHRTNKHSLEGAEKPVLEQLITEKTITFQSNVSDWKEAIAVASQPLLEMGTIEEQYIEAMIQSIEQNGPYVVITPGVAIPHARPDQGVRSLSMSFLRLEEAVYFAPDKPVRLIIILAAADRSSHLRALVQLTHLLGEPSNIEDILNSPDKNVLMQYIHQYSKEETE, translated from the coding sequence ATGATTTTAGATGAACGAAGTGCCGGCATCTTACAATTACTTCAACAGTCATCAGCACTCACGATGGTCGAGTTGGAAACTCATATGGAGCTTACCCGAAGACAATTGCAATACAGCATCAACAAAATAAATGATTGGTTGGTACATCATGGTTACTCTGCGATTTCCTATGATCGTCAAGTGGGTTACTACTTAACAGATATTATTCGAGCAGAAGATGTGCCTGTGAAATTAACCAAACGATCTTATCTTTTTTCAGAAGGAGATCGGGAAAAAGTATTTGGACTGCTTTTGCTACTAAGCAAAGAATCATTATCTGTTTACCATTTTCAGTCGATCGCCAGTGTGTCTCGTAATACGGTGCTCAAAGATCTGCAACGATTGAAGTCCAAGTTACACGCCTACAAATTGTCGATTGAATATTCCAAAAAAGATGGATATGTGATCAAAGGAAGCAACCATCGCAAACGCCATCTAATCGAAGAATGGTTACCCGAGGTGCTTCATAGCCCCAGCCATTTATTGATTATTCAATGTATCTGGGAAGATCATACAGAGCAGTTGGAGCAGATTCGTCAACAATTGGAAAAGATTGAGCATCAACTGGCAATTAGCTTTGCCGATGAACGCCTGCAAGAACTGACGTACCTGATATTATGTACCGATCAATTGATTGGCAAAGGTGCTACTTTATCAGTCCAGCAAAGTTGGGAAGAGTTAACAGGTACACAAGAGTATCAACTGGTGAAGCAAATGGTGCAATCGTCTGCTTTTGAGCAGGAGTGGAGTCAAAATGAATGTCTGTATGCGACACTTCATTTGCTTAGTATGAATCGTACACGAGATATCTCGCCACTACAGGAAGACAAAGTGATCCAGCAGTTGATTCGGGAGATTGTATCTGAATTTGAACGCTGGGCATGTGTAAGTCTGCAAGATCAGGAGCTGTTGTACCAGCAGTTATATGTTCATTTGCGTCCTGCGTATTACCGAATGTTATATGGAATCTCTTTGATCAACCAGATGACCGAGCGGATTCAGAAAGTCTATCCTGAACTTCATCATTTAACCCACAAAGCACTGATTCCACTTGAAAAAAGTATCGGGGTCAAAGTGCCTGAAGATGAAGCCGCTTACTTTACGATTCATTTTGGTGGATGGTTACGTAGACAGGGAACCGTACTTGATGATCGCAAGCGCGCGATTGTTGTCTGTGCGAACGGTATAGGAATCAGTCATATTCTGATGTATACGCTTCGTGAAATGTTTCCAGATATTCTATTTTTGGATGCTTTGTCAGTACGAGATATGGCGAATTATACGCTAAGATATGATCTGGTTTTTTCAACCGTTCATCTTAGAACATCTGCGCCATTGTTCGTAGTTCCGCCAATTATGGAGATTCCAGATAAACAAAAGCTACGACAGCAAGTGATGCAAGAATTATACGGGTACACGATAGAAAAAGTAGATACCGCTTCACTGCTCAAAGTGATTGGTCAGCATGCTACTATTTTTCAACCGGAAGAGTTAGAAAAAGCATTACAAGCACACATTTATACCTATACGCATAGAACAAATAAGCATTCCCTAGAGGGGGCAGAGAAACCTGTGCTGGAACAATTGATTACTGAAAAAACAATAACTTTCCAGTCCAATGTCAGCGATTGGAAAGAAGCGATTGCAGTAGCCTCTCAGCCACTATTAGAGATGGGTACGATCGAAGAACAATATATTGAAGCGATGATCCAATCGATTGAACAAAATGGACCTTATGTGGTAATTACGCCGGGAGTGGCGATTCCTCATGCCCGTCCAGATCAAGGAGTACGTTCGCTATCAATGAGCTTTTTGCGATTAGAAGAAGCGGTTTATTTTGCACCGGATAAGCCTGTACGGTTGATTATTATTTTGGCGGCGGCAGATCGTTCGTCCCATTTACGAGCACTGGTGCAATTAACGCATTTGCTAGGGGAACCGTCGAATATCGAAGATATTTTGAACAGCCCAGATAAAAATGTACTCATGCAATATATTCATCAATATTCTAAGGAGGAAACAGAATGA
- a CDS encoding PTS ascorbate transporter subunit IIC yields MMNLIMNDILGTPSILVGLFALIGLLLQRKPIATVVSGTLKTIMGFVIIGAGATVLTGALDIFGKMFTHAFQVPGIIPTNEAIVAAAQSQFGASTALIMVFGMIVNIILARFTPLKYIFLTGHHTLFMACLIAVSLTVGGMSGAPLVIVGSIILGLCMVVFPAILQPYVRQITGSDDFAVGHFGSIGYFVSATIGKWFGNKEKTTEQIKVPQSLGFLRDTSVAVSLTMSIFFIVVALFAGQEYIQTELSNGSNFIVFSLIQAITFAAGVYIILAGVRMLIAEIVPAFKGIAEKWAPNTKPALDCPTVFPFAPNAVIIGFLFSFLAGLLSMFILPAVGLKVIIPGLVPHFFTGAAAGVFGNATGGRRGAMIGAFANGLLISFLPAILLIFLTQFGFGGSTFGDTDFGAVGILIMGLMKIFGAA; encoded by the coding sequence ATGATGAATTTAATAATGAACGATATTCTAGGCACACCGTCTATACTGGTTGGATTGTTTGCGCTGATCGGACTACTATTACAGCGCAAGCCTATCGCTACAGTAGTCTCCGGTACACTCAAAACGATTATGGGGTTTGTAATTATTGGAGCTGGTGCAACCGTATTAACAGGTGCGCTAGATATCTTTGGCAAAATGTTTACCCATGCTTTTCAGGTTCCCGGTATTATTCCGACCAATGAAGCGATTGTAGCGGCAGCCCAAAGTCAATTTGGAGCATCTACGGCTCTTATTATGGTATTCGGGATGATCGTAAATATTATACTGGCACGTTTTACACCGCTTAAATACATTTTCTTAACCGGACACCATACGCTATTTATGGCTTGTCTGATTGCTGTATCGTTAACAGTTGGTGGTATGAGCGGCGCACCACTGGTGATTGTAGGATCAATTATTTTGGGATTATGTATGGTTGTATTCCCGGCAATTTTACAGCCGTATGTACGTCAGATTACAGGTAGTGACGATTTTGCTGTAGGACATTTTGGTTCGATCGGTTACTTTGTCTCTGCAACCATCGGGAAATGGTTCGGCAATAAAGAAAAAACGACCGAGCAGATTAAAGTTCCGCAATCGTTAGGCTTTTTGCGAGATACTTCTGTAGCAGTCTCGCTGACAATGTCGATCTTCTTTATCGTCGTAGCTTTGTTTGCAGGACAAGAATATATCCAGACCGAATTGTCTAACGGTTCTAACTTTATCGTCTTCTCTCTAATTCAAGCGATTACTTTTGCAGCAGGGGTATATATTATTCTTGCTGGTGTACGGATGTTGATTGCAGAGATTGTACCTGCATTTAAAGGGATAGCTGAGAAATGGGCTCCGAATACGAAGCCAGCACTCGATTGCCCGACTGTATTCCCATTTGCACCCAATGCAGTGATTATCGGTTTCTTATTTAGCTTTTTGGCAGGATTATTGTCGATGTTTATTTTGCCAGCTGTCGGCTTGAAGGTGATTATTCCGGGCTTGGTTCCTCACTTCTTTACAGGAGCGGCAGCAGGGGTATTCGGGAATGCGACAGGTGGACGGCGTGGAGCGATGATCGGTGCATTTGCAAATGGATTGTTAATTAGCTTCTTACCAGCAATCTTGCTCATCTTCCTGACACAGTTCGGCTTCGGTGGTTCGACATTTGGCGATACTGACTTTGGCGCTGTAGGGATTCTGATTATGGGCTTAATGAAGATTTTTGGAGCGGCTTAA
- a CDS encoding bifunctional transcriptional activator/DNA repair enzyme AdaA → MISPEYQQEYYQALLEKKTEYEGLFYVGVKTTGVFCRPTCPARKPKFENCEFYATAQEALLASYRPCQRCRPLSHPNHVSDVVRILVEAVEKEPEKRWREEDFRQLSVDESTARRQFKKRFGMTFVEYARARRMGLALKHIRSGQTVIDTQLSTGYESSSGFRDAFARIMGAAPTLLTEDRVLKASWIDTTLGPMIAVSSEEALYLLEFVDRRGLEREVERLRIKTKSAIIPGMTEPIRLIEQELNTYFSGKSTTFTTPLQLLGSPFQQQVWDQLMKIPAGETRSYAQIASALGKPSAFRAVAQANGANQLAIVIPCHRVINSNGELGGYGGGLTRKTWLLQHERTPLQAIQSSNALIHEQGEYNS, encoded by the coding sequence ATGATCTCGCCTGAATACCAGCAAGAGTATTACCAAGCATTACTTGAGAAAAAGACAGAATACGAAGGTTTATTTTATGTCGGTGTCAAAACGACAGGCGTATTTTGTCGTCCTACCTGTCCGGCGCGTAAGCCGAAATTTGAAAATTGTGAGTTTTATGCAACCGCGCAAGAAGCTTTGCTCGCTTCTTATCGACCCTGCCAACGTTGTCGTCCATTGTCCCATCCGAATCATGTATCTGATGTTGTACGTATACTGGTGGAAGCGGTAGAAAAAGAACCTGAAAAGCGCTGGCGTGAAGAAGATTTCCGCCAATTATCAGTAGATGAGTCCACCGCTCGTCGCCAATTTAAAAAGCGCTTTGGCATGACGTTTGTCGAATATGCGCGTGCTCGCCGAATGGGACTAGCGCTCAAACATATCCGTTCCGGGCAAACGGTTATTGATACACAGTTGTCAACAGGATATGAGTCGAGTAGTGGATTTCGAGATGCGTTTGCACGAATTATGGGTGCTGCACCGACATTGCTGACAGAAGATCGAGTGCTCAAAGCTTCCTGGATCGATACGACACTCGGTCCGATGATTGCTGTCTCAAGTGAAGAAGCATTGTATCTATTAGAATTTGTAGATCGTAGAGGATTGGAACGTGAAGTCGAACGATTACGGATAAAAACAAAATCGGCGATTATCCCAGGAATGACTGAACCGATTCGATTGATCGAACAAGAATTGAATACGTATTTTTCAGGAAAGTCTACGACATTTACAACACCGCTACAATTACTAGGTTCCCCTTTTCAACAACAGGTATGGGATCAATTAATGAAGATTCCAGCAGGAGAAACTCGTTCTTATGCTCAGATTGCATCAGCGTTAGGGAAGCCGTCTGCTTTTCGTGCGGTTGCTCAAGCCAATGGAGCGAATCAATTAGCGATTGTGATCCCTTGCCATCGTGTGATTAATTCCAATGGAGAATTGGGTGGATATGGCGGTGGGCTTACTCGCAAAACATGGTTATTACAACATGAACGAACTCCACTACAAGCCATTCAATCGTCTAACGCTTTAATACATGAACAAGGAGAATATAACTCATGA
- a CDS encoding LLM class flavin-dependent oxidoreductase, producing the protein MELGISTFVETSPDAQTGEVMSHAQRIREVVEEIVLADQVGLDVYGVGEHHREDYAASSPAVILAAAASQTERIRLSSAVTVLSSADPVRVFQDFATLDGISNGRAEIMAGRGSFIESFPLFGYDLDDYNELFDEKLDLLLKIRASEKVSWQGQHRAAIHNLGVYPRPVQELLPVWIGSGGNTESVIRAGMLGLPLVLAIIGGQPAQFAPLVQLYYKAAAHAGHDASTLSVACHSHGFIADTTELAVEQFFPSTQQSMNKLGKERGWGPYTRNSFDAARSEQGALYVGDPETVARKIINLRKQVGITRFFLHAPVGTMPHDQVMHGIELLGKEVAPRVRAEVAEWEANQ; encoded by the coding sequence ATGGAACTAGGCATAAGCACCTTTGTAGAAACTTCGCCAGATGCACAAACCGGTGAAGTAATGAGTCATGCACAACGTATTCGTGAAGTGGTTGAAGAGATTGTACTTGCCGATCAAGTAGGATTGGATGTATATGGAGTAGGAGAGCATCATCGAGAAGATTATGCGGCTTCTTCACCAGCAGTTATTCTTGCAGCAGCGGCTTCGCAAACCGAACGTATTCGTTTATCCAGTGCGGTTACCGTACTATCTTCGGCTGATCCGGTACGTGTTTTTCAAGATTTTGCAACATTAGATGGGATTTCAAATGGACGGGCTGAGATTATGGCGGGACGAGGTTCTTTTATCGAATCATTCCCTTTATTCGGCTACGATCTAGATGATTATAATGAATTATTTGATGAGAAATTAGATTTACTTTTGAAAATTAGAGCTTCTGAAAAAGTAAGCTGGCAAGGACAACATCGCGCAGCTATTCACAATCTAGGAGTCTACCCGCGTCCTGTACAAGAATTATTACCAGTATGGATAGGTAGTGGAGGCAATACAGAGTCTGTGATTCGTGCAGGTATGCTGGGCTTGCCATTAGTATTAGCGATTATTGGTGGACAACCGGCTCAATTTGCTCCATTGGTTCAGCTATATTACAAAGCAGCCGCTCACGCCGGGCATGATGCTTCGACACTGTCTGTAGCTTGTCATTCGCATGGCTTTATTGCAGATACGACTGAACTTGCCGTAGAGCAATTTTTCCCTTCGACTCAACAAAGTATGAACAAGCTGGGTAAAGAACGTGGTTGGGGTCCTTATACACGCAATAGTTTTGATGCTGCTCGTAGTGAGCAAGGCGCGCTATATGTCGGTGATCCAGAGACAGTGGCTCGTAAAATTATTAATTTGCGCAAACAAGTCGGTATTACACGATTCTTTTTACATGCACCTGTAGGCACCATGCCACATGATCAGGTGATGCATGGGATTGAATTGTTAGGAAAAGAAGTTGCACCACGGGTACGTGCAGAAGTTGC
- a CDS encoding glycerate kinase — MNKPTFLLAPDSFKESMTAKEVCIAIEKGLRKVYPESRYIHVPMADGGEGTVQSLVDASGGQLYQKEVTGPLGTPVTAAYGIMGDGVTGVIEMASASGIHYVNQHTRNPLITTTYGTGELIRACIDRGMKKIIIGIGGSATNDGGAGMAEALGVRFLDEQGEPLACGGGDLGRLSTIDISALDQRLQDVQLIVACDVTNPLCGEQGASQIFGPQKGATPEMIQQLDHNLHHYAAVVKQQLDKDVASIPGAGAAGGLGAGLLIFTQSVLQKGIDIVIEYSGLIPKLESADIVFTGEGGIDFQTKFGKTPYGVARAARASGKPVIAIAGYIGEGIDTLYDEGIDAIFGIVPGASDLDSLLQSGAANIERTCENIARVLALRNQ; from the coding sequence ATGAACAAACCAACATTTCTTTTAGCACCCGATTCATTTAAAGAAAGTATGACCGCCAAAGAAGTCTGCATCGCTATAGAAAAAGGGCTTCGCAAAGTCTATCCAGAATCCCGTTATATTCATGTCCCGATGGCAGACGGCGGGGAAGGTACCGTCCAATCGTTAGTCGACGCTTCAGGCGGACAATTGTATCAAAAAGAAGTGACAGGCCCTTTGGGCACTCCGGTAACTGCTGCTTACGGTATTATGGGCGATGGTGTAACAGGAGTCATTGAAATGGCTTCAGCAAGTGGGATTCACTATGTAAATCAGCATACCCGCAATCCGTTAATCACCACCACTTACGGTACAGGTGAATTGATTCGAGCGTGTATAGATCGCGGTATGAAAAAGATTATTATCGGTATCGGTGGAAGTGCAACGAATGATGGTGGCGCAGGCATGGCGGAAGCATTAGGGGTACGCTTTCTCGATGAGCAAGGAGAACCACTTGCGTGTGGAGGTGGTGATCTAGGTCGCTTATCTACTATTGATATCTCTGCACTGGATCAACGTCTACAAGATGTACAGTTGATTGTGGCTTGTGATGTTACCAATCCACTTTGTGGAGAACAAGGAGCTTCTCAGATCTTTGGTCCGCAAAAAGGAGCTACACCGGAGATGATACAGCAATTGGATCATAATCTGCACCATTATGCGGCAGTGGTGAAGCAACAACTGGATAAAGATGTAGCATCTATTCCAGGTGCAGGCGCAGCAGGCGGATTAGGAGCAGGTTTGCTTATTTTCACACAATCTGTATTGCAAAAAGGAATAGATATTGTGATCGAATACAGCGGATTAATCCCCAAATTGGAAAGTGCTGATATTGTATTTACAGGAGAAGGCGGAATCGATTTCCAGACCAAATTTGGCAAAACACCGTATGGTGTAGCTCGGGCTGCACGTGCATCAGGTAAGCCTGTTATCGCTATCGCAGGGTATATTGGAGAAGGCATTGATACGTTATATGATGAAGGTATAGATGCGATATTCGGTATTGTTCCCGGAGCCTCTGATCTAGACTCCTTATTGCAATCAGGTGCAGCCAATATCGAACGTACGTGTGAAAATATCGCTAGAGTACTGGCTTTGCGTAACCAATAA
- a CDS encoding isocitrate lyase/PEP mutase family protein, protein MTTQIQQAQVLHDLHVKGNPLVLVNIWDAGSAAVIERTGAQVIATGSWSVASAHGYEDGQAFPFTQVIDNLKQITQKVQLPVTIDIEGGYGDTPEQVSQSVKMVIEAGAVGINIEDQIIGEQRLYTIEDQCERIVAARQAADQLGIPLFINARTDIFLQADPLSSASVQKENTEQALTRAIAYAHAGANGFFVPGLSDPSSIQMLCTHSPLPINIMLTTDTPSVSECSAWGVSRISYGPSPYQQVMNTLEKVGQQALASR, encoded by the coding sequence ATGACTACTCAAATTCAGCAAGCACAAGTATTACATGATCTACATGTAAAAGGAAATCCGTTGGTGTTAGTCAATATATGGGATGCAGGTAGTGCAGCGGTTATCGAACGTACAGGTGCCCAAGTGATCGCTACAGGCAGTTGGTCTGTCGCTAGTGCACATGGTTATGAAGATGGACAAGCATTTCCTTTTACACAGGTGATCGACAATCTCAAACAGATTACGCAAAAAGTACAGTTACCTGTCACAATTGATATAGAAGGTGGATATGGCGATACTCCTGAACAAGTATCTCAATCTGTAAAAATGGTTATCGAAGCTGGAGCAGTAGGTATCAATATCGAAGATCAGATTATCGGTGAACAACGATTATATACGATCGAAGATCAATGTGAACGTATTGTTGCAGCTCGCCAAGCTGCTGACCAGTTAGGTATTCCTTTGTTTATTAATGCGCGCACCGATATTTTTTTACAAGCCGATCCGCTGTCTTCTGCTTCTGTACAAAAGGAGAATACCGAACAGGCTTTAACACGTGCTATCGCCTATGCTCATGCAGGAGCGAATGGATTTTTTGTACCCGGTTTGAGTGATCCTTCTTCGATTCAAATGTTATGCACTCATTCTCCATTACCAATCAATATTATGCTTACTACAGATACCCCTTCTGTATCCGAATGTTCTGCATGGGGAGTATCTCGTATTAGTTACGGGCCGTCACCTTATCAGCAAGTGATGAATACGTTGGAAAAAGTAGGTCAGCAAGCTTTAGCCAGTCGTTAA
- a CDS encoding AIM24 family protein: MAFTISNLTDNSNTVIKDKLGSFTVLEYIKDLSCTSVGEASAQYYMSKSNMHRKQLMIEINNSEIIMRAGAMQYTVGNMEMTTGVKGAGGAVRGFLSGAATGTGSIKPLYNGTGTILLEPTYKYIWLIDVDNDEIVLDDGLFLACETTLKIGVVARSNFSSAVLGGEGLFNMSASGKGVIALEAPVPAEEAVVVELQNDVLKVDGNFAMMWSNTLNFTVEKSGKTKMGSMASGEGLVNVYRGTGTVWLAPPSN; encoded by the coding sequence ATGGCTTTTACTATTAGCAATCTTACCGATAATAGCAATACAGTGATCAAAGACAAATTGGGTAGTTTTACCGTATTGGAATATATTAAAGACCTTAGTTGTACCTCGGTAGGTGAGGCTAGTGCTCAATATTATATGTCCAAAAGCAATATGCATCGCAAACAGTTAATGATCGAAATTAACAATAGCGAAATTATTATGCGTGCAGGCGCGATGCAGTACACCGTTGGTAATATGGAAATGACAACAGGCGTTAAAGGCGCTGGTGGAGCTGTGCGTGGTTTTCTAAGTGGAGCAGCAACAGGTACTGGCTCTATCAAACCACTTTATAACGGAACAGGTACGATCTTGCTAGAACCTACCTACAAATACATCTGGTTAATTGATGTCGATAACGATGAAATTGTTCTGGATGATGGATTGTTTTTGGCTTGTGAGACGACACTCAAAATCGGCGTTGTTGCACGCAGTAACTTCTCTTCTGCTGTACTTGGTGGTGAAGGATTATTTAATATGAGTGCTAGCGGCAAAGGCGTTATTGCTCTCGAAGCACCTGTTCCTGCTGAAGAAGCTGTTGTGGTTGAACTGCAAAATGATGTGCTAAAAGTCGATGGCAACTTTGCGATGATGTGGTCGAATACACTCAACTTCACAGTCGAGAAATCAGGCAAAACCAAAATGGGTTCTATGGCATCTGGCGAAGGATTAGTGAACGTGTATCGGGGTACAGGAACTGTCTGGTTAGCTCCGCCTTCGAATTAA
- a CDS encoding PTS sugar transporter subunit IIB: protein MKIMVVCGNGLGSSFIMEINIKKALTEMGKVADVDHTDLSSAKSEQADIFIGAADIMAQLSDGGRTVVSLENMMSIPEIKSKLEPLLA, encoded by the coding sequence ATGAAAATTATGGTCGTATGTGGAAACGGATTAGGAAGCAGTTTTATTATGGAGATCAATATCAAAAAGGCTTTAACAGAAATGGGCAAAGTAGCAGATGTGGATCATACCGATCTATCGTCAGCCAAATCCGAGCAAGCGGATATCTTTATCGGAGCGGCAGATATTATGGCACAACTTAGCGATGGGGGTCGTACAGTCGTATCGCTTGAAAATATGATGAGTATCCCTGAAATTAAATCCAAATTAGAACCGCTTCTAGCTTGA
- a CDS encoding zinc ribbon domain-containing protein YjdM: protein MSSLPHCPKCHSEYTYEDGDMLVCPECAYEWNPNAEETQDSEEKVVKDANGNILQDGDSITIIKDLKVKGSSSTLKIGTKVKNIRLVDGDHDIDCKIDGFGAMKLKSEFVKKI, encoded by the coding sequence ATGTCGAGCTTGCCCCATTGCCCTAAATGTCATTCGGAATATACATATGAAGATGGCGATATGTTAGTCTGCCCGGAATGTGCTTATGAATGGAATCCAAATGCTGAAGAGACTCAAGATAGCGAAGAGAAAGTCGTTAAAGATGCCAACGGCAATATTTTACAAGATGGCGATTCGATCACGATTATCAAAGATCTGAAAGTGAAAGGTAGTTCTTCTACCCTCAAAATCGGTACCAAAGTCAAAAATATCCGTCTGGTCGATGGCGATCATGATATCGACTGCAAAATCGACGGCTTTGGCGCGATGAAATTGAAGTCTGAATTTGTGAAAAAGATTTAA
- a CDS encoding CdaR family transcriptional regulator yields MFQLSEQQAQEIVDKMMADIPYNINIMNEQGIIIGSGERHRVGTIHQGAVEALSIGKMIEIRTAREYEKQGTNEPIVINQQYVGVIGITGHPDEVRPFCNIVRTTVTLLIEQRIAFEKQTYENNRKKAFSDLLLHYAGTYSQKIKKEATSYHIDLLVKTTVLYIKSFQRQEDQPSNWLPYPWFEIDEDSYVVLIQDPANISPCISTLYSHHPEQWIAVGTSHTNIATSYQQARSAMTLLLSLRPSTQIIHYDEVAFIAQWSHTELMQTGNSVTKLEGYSDLLDTLRSFIEHNCNMSDTAIHLNIHRNTLQYRLKKIQQVTGKDPRQLLHLIELIYGLISLYK; encoded by the coding sequence ATGTTCCAACTGTCCGAGCAGCAAGCTCAAGAGATAGTCGATAAAATGATGGCAGATATTCCATACAATATTAATATTATGAATGAACAGGGGATTATTATAGGCAGTGGAGAGCGACATCGAGTAGGCACTATTCATCAAGGTGCAGTTGAAGCGTTATCGATCGGTAAAATGATTGAAATTCGTACGGCTCGTGAATATGAAAAGCAAGGCACCAACGAACCGATCGTGATCAATCAGCAGTATGTAGGGGTCATCGGTATCACCGGGCATCCTGATGAAGTTCGTCCTTTTTGCAATATTGTACGAACGACAGTGACTTTGTTGATCGAACAGCGCATTGCTTTTGAAAAGCAGACGTATGAAAATAATCGCAAAAAAGCATTTAGTGACCTGTTACTTCATTATGCAGGCACGTATTCGCAAAAGATAAAAAAAGAAGCTACTTCTTATCATATTGATTTGCTTGTCAAAACAACAGTCTTATATATCAAATCATTCCAACGGCAAGAAGATCAACCTAGTAATTGGTTACCTTATCCCTGGTTTGAGATAGATGAAGATAGCTATGTTGTGCTTATACAAGATCCAGCGAATATCAGTCCATGTATCTCCACCTTATATAGTCATCATCCTGAGCAGTGGATTGCAGTAGGCACTTCTCATACCAATATCGCTACAAGCTACCAACAAGCTCGATCAGCAATGACTCTGTTACTGTCTTTGCGTCCATCGACACAGATCATACATTATGATGAAGTGGCATTTATCGCTCAATGGAGTCATACAGAACTAATGCAGACAGGCAATAGTGTAACCAAGTTAGAAGGGTATAGCGATTTGCTAGATACGTTGCGAAGTTTTATAGAGCATAATTGCAATATGTCAGATACAGCGATTCATCTTAATATCCATCGCAACACACTACAATATCGTTTGAAAAAAATTCAGCAAGTAACAGGTAAAGACCCCCGTCAACTGCTGCACTTGATTGAACTCATATACGGTCTAATTTCGCTTTACAAATAA